Below is a window of Carassius gibelio isolate Cgi1373 ecotype wild population from Czech Republic chromosome B23, carGib1.2-hapl.c, whole genome shotgun sequence DNA.
AACTTAAAGTGGTTGTTTATAATGTCAATTAAGcgatgtttttttaacattatctttcagtttaatgttaaacattgtttattaactgtatagtatttattaaatttattagttAAAGTGTAGTTTCtttaaatcaaatcaatcaaatgtaCAAAATCCTTTTAGATAATTTCTTCCGTTCTGATatggaatatttgtactttttacaaattaataaaaaaaatgttatgtaatcttaatgtttcagaaataaaatgttcatGTGCATATGTCAtgcttgttttttatttgatttacaaGTAGACAGGAGATTGTATCCATATTTCCTATATATGACAGTGTTTTAGGAAATGAAAGgagattatttatataatttttataatattttgccTTCAGAAACATCCTTTAAGCTACTCTAAGATTGTAGACAGTGAGTGGTCTGTGTAAGAAGGGAAGGTCTGGTTTTGCAGCCTGTGGATGTCTGTTTACATTCTGATCTTGTGATTTGTGGTTTGTTTCAGCTGGGGCGTTCCTCTTGCCATCACTGTGGCAGCCCTGTCCCTGCACAAGATCGGCTATGACGCCTCTGAGGTGTCTGTTGGCTGGTGCTGGGTGAACATCCAGGCTGAAGACCATGTGCTGTGGATGCTGCTCACGGGAAAGATCTGGGAGTTCATTGCCTATGTCACACTGCCAGTCCTGTACATCCTTATAAAGATACACATTCACAATGCAGTAAGTCCACCATGGCTCGTAACATTACAGCTTAGCAGAGGTTTGCATGACATTTTCATAAACTCATAATGTGCGCAACGGGCATGTAATATCTGGAATAATTCCCAGAACTAATGTATCAGGGAAATATCATAAAATAGTGATAGACCTGGAAATTTCATGGAtattaataaagttttaaaaggTCATGGAGGTTTTGGTCATCAATAGGTTTTACTAGTTATGGTGATCCATTAAATATTTCAAAGGCTACACATTGTGagtgcaacatttaaaaaaaatatatatattaaaattaatttggataaGTTATGGGAATTAACTGGTAAAACGGGGTAGGAACCCTATAAAGTTAATTGTTGAGAAAATTAAATACTATGCAAACAATATTAAAGACCGGTCCACATTCCTTGTCATAGTAGCACAACTGCATTCTGCAAACCTTATCTTATTCCCACCAAGGTGGAATTTCCAATCAAATCAATAATAACATGAAatactgcaatttaaaatagctggttacattttaaaatgttatttattcccgtaatggcaaagctgaattttttgcagtcattacttcagtcttcattgtcacatgatccttcagaaatccttctaatatgctgattttggtggtaaagaaacattttcttattataaatgttgaaaatagtagTTAGTAGTTTGagaacagcatttaaaaatggtaaaaatTCTCCTTCctgtcacttttaaacaatttaatgatcATTCTTTAATTCTGGATTAACTCTTGCTGAACAAAAccattaattttattcatttaaaaacatttatagatcacaaacttttgaatagtagagCAGGCAgcccatatgactttcttctatgCAGGAATTTTAAATTTAGGTGAACTTTTTCTGTAAGACTACAGAATTCTGATCCCTTTTTTATGTCCCTTTTCTCCTTGATGTATTTCAGCATGCAGCTCTGTCCGAGTACCGTCCCATCCTGACCAGCAGCCCTGTCTCTAACTCGCTGTCTTCCATGGCAGACAGGAAGCTCACCCTCATCCCCATCATCTTCATCATGCTCCGCATCTGGAGCACCGTCCGCTTCCTGCTCCTGCTGACTGACTCCCCTGCAGGACACAACCCTGTGCTGGTCACCTTGCATGTGAGTCACCCGGTTCCACTTAGTTAGCCCGAAATTAACTTAATTTACTTCCACCTGAAGTCCCATTCATGCAGTTTATTTGTATACTTCATCAAAGTCATTTATCTGTACTTGCCTTTATTGCATTCGGCAACCCACTTATTCTGATTTCATTGTATTTAATAGGGAATTGGAAACAGCTTTCAAGGAGCTGCGAACTGCATCATGTTTGTGCTGTTGACTCCCTCAGTTCGCTCACGTCTGGTGGCTGTGCTGTGCTGCAGAGGTCAGGACAGACACTGGCATACAGATTCAGTGTCCCAGAATAGGGCAAGTGCACATACGCCTTCACACAGAGAGGAAAACACCAACCCCCAAACCAGGGAGAACAGTGAGGGGTAACAGCTTCTAGGATCCTCCATCTGCTGCAGTACATTAAACACTATCTGAATCGAGTGAAAGCTCTGACTTTACAGCTCTCTGTTGTGGTTGTTGGAGTTACATCGGAGCCTTACATTAGCTTTCTTGTTTGACCAAGCGCCTTCACGGATTACAGGGGACTGCGGTCACATGCACAAAACCCGCAGAGCATGGAACACAAACGCACTTACTGTTACTGGTTTAGCTCAGCACTTTTGGTGGGAGGCTTTCTGtcttccaaatctgttctgtCTTCCATATCTCATGTTCACTTTAATAGAAATAAGATCTGTAGCTCAGGGGGAAGCGAGGGATACAGCATTTTATTAACTAGTGACCAAAATGGCAAATGTACTGTGAAGTGTTTTTACAAGGGATTTCTTCCCTCTTTCTCCCAATGAAGCATTCTTAATGCAATGTCATTACtgtgcatttcatttaatttttaattttaaaccaaGAATTATCTGTATTGTGttgtatttatatgtacaaaaaTGTATAGGATTGCTTTTGCCGTATATGTATGCATTAATGtcataatcaaatgtatttttctcaTCGCTTTTCTATGTATAAAGTCACACGCACTAGTTCGCAACATGcacttttattgttatttcacacAATGCCTTAAAAATACATATGACACAATGGGGAAGAAGTGCCTTTTAAACtatgtatattattaattatgtagTTATGAATTTGTATTATAGTTAGATTTTATCAACATatcaatttatttcaataaaacgATTCATTACCCGCtagattgttattttattatttttatatactattcttgttttcataaatattttgaattagtttttgtttttgaagttttCTTTTAGTTTGATTTTTGAAGTCTTTTTCAAAGTCGTTTTCACTGGAAAATTCAGCTAGGACATTTTGGTGAAACTTTACAAGgtcaaacaaatttaaaaatgaaacaattcaAAAATGTTCATATACAAAGATGAATAATTTACAATAAGATTGATAACATGTATTTGTTTGCaaagacagaattttaatttaatgtggaccttatttatttatttatttatttattatttaagctTCACATCCATAAAACAGTTGGCGACGTCTCCCATCATGAAGGTTATGGAGAGAATCTGCTTGGTAATGATCTGTAAATTATGAAATGATTGCACCAGCACATTCCCTCAATCCTTGACATTCAGTTGAGTCTCGTTTGACGTTGGCTAATATGCATTTAGAGTGGAGATGAGCTGTATCTGAGCTTCTCTAAATATTTGATAATACATGCCGTGTAAGAGACTCAGTCTATGCCAGTTTCACTACAGTGAGGATTCAGAGCGACTTCTCCATTATCTCAGCATGATATCAGATctgctttcagttaaaaaaagaggAACTATACCGAGGATAGCTGGGAAAAGGGCACAAGCTGAATACAATGGCAAATGTTGTGCTGATTGGTTATGTGAGCTGAGGGAAGTGGATGTTGTATATATGCCAACTCTTGGTACAGTATTGCTAACCCTGAGGCAGCGTCAGCTGACAAGCCAGTCCTATGAGCGGCTCATAACAGCAGATTATTGAGTGGAAACTGCAAACATGGCTCAACAGTCATTTTTGAAGCTTGTATCATTAATTTTGGCATGAACACAAGTGTAGCGTTATGTTTCACTGGCAAGCTGGGACAGAACAATCATATATTTCAGTGTTTCATAT
It encodes the following:
- the gpr157 gene encoding G-protein coupled receptor 157; its protein translation is MAETNQTEVYVYEQVVILTSCALSFFGSLLIICTFAIWHDLRTTPRKLLVYLSVADLLSALSYFYGVLRIFDSDSGDCIAQGAISTFANTSSFFWTVAIAIYLYVFIVRSSQRQADNLVLYFHLISWGVPLAITVAALSLHKIGYDASEVSVGWCWVNIQAEDHVLWMLLTGKIWEFIAYVTLPVLYILIKIHIHNAHAALSEYRPILTSSPVSNSLSSMADRKLTLIPIIFIMLRIWSTVRFLLLLTDSPAGHNPVLVTLHGIGNSFQGAANCIMFVLLTPSVRSRLVAVLCCRGQDRHWHTDSVSQNRASAHTPSHREENTNPQTRENSEG